A window of Acinetobacter chinensis genomic DNA:
TCGAAGGCGAAGCGCTGGCGACCCTGGTGGTCAACACCATCCGCGGCATCGTCAAGGTCTGCGCGGTGAAGGCCCCGGGCTTCGGCGACCGTCGCAAGGCGATGCTGGAAGACATGGCGATCCTGACCGGCGGCGTGGTGATTTCCGAGGAAGTCGGCCTGTCGCTGGAGAAGGCCACCATCAAGGACCTCGGCCGCGCCAAGAAGATCCAGGTGTCGAAGGAAAACACCACCATCATCGATGGCGCCGGCGAAGGCGCGGGCATCGAGGCGCGCATCAAGCAGATCAAGGCGCAGATCGAGGAGACCTCCTCCGACTACGACCGCGAGAAGCTGCAGGAGCGCGTGGCCAAGCTGGCCGGCGGCGTTGCGGTGATCAAGGTCGGTGCCGCCACCGAAGTCGAGATGAAGGAAAAGAAGGCGCGCGTCGAAGACGCCCTGCACGCGACCCGTGCGGCCGTCGAGGAAGGCATCGTCCCGGGCGGCGGCGTCGCCCTGATCCGTGCCAAGGCGGCGATCGCCGGCATCAAGGGCGTGAACGAAGACCAGAACCACGGCATCCAGATCGCCCTGCGCGCGATGGAAGCCCCGCTGCGCGAGATCGTGACCAATGCCGGCGATGAGCCGTCGGTCATCCTCAACCGCGTGGTCGAAGGTTCGGGTGCGTTCGGCTACAACGCCGCCAACGGCGAGTTCGGCGACATGATCGAGTTCGGCATCCTGGACCCGACCAAGGTCACCCGCACCGCGCTGCAGAACGCCGCGTCGATCGCGGGCCTGATGATCACCACCGAAGCGATGGTGGCCGAGGCCCCGAAGAAGGACGAGCCGGCGATGCCGGCCGGCGGCGGCATGGGCGGCATGGGCGGCATGGATTTCTAAGCCCCGCGATCCATCAAGCAAGACCACAAAGCCCGGCCTCGTGCCGGGCTTTGTGCGTTCTGGCGTCCGAGGCGGGAGACTTCCTACCCGCCCCGCGGCAATGTCTGACGCGAAGATCAGAAAACGCCGATATGAACGCGTGCTCGCGGGCGCAACCCTGAGCAGCCGTCCCTGCAACGGAGCGCTGCGTGCCGCGCCTGACCGCACCCCGGCGGCAGGCCGAGGTGTGCGCGCCACTGCCGGCCGCCCACGCCGCTGCGCGTTACGCGCGCCACCTGCCCGAGCGCACGCTGCTGTACGCGCTAGTGCAGGCGCACTACCCGGACTTCATCGCGCGTCTTGAGGCCGAAGACCGCCCGCTGCCCGAGTATGTGCGCGAGGAGTTCGAGACCTACCTGCGCTGCGGCGTGCTCGAGCACGGCTTCCTGCGCGTGGTCTGCGAGCACTGTCGTGCCGAGAGGCTGGTGGCGTATTCCTGCAAGAAGCGCGGGCTGTGCCCGAGCTGCGGCGCACGGCGCATGGCCGAGTCGGCGCGGCATCTGGTGGACGAGGTGTTCGGCCCGCGGCCGGTGCGGCAATGGGTGCTGAGTTTCCCGTACCCGTTGCGCTTCCTGTTCGCCAGCAAGCCTGAGGCGATCGGCCCGGTGCTGGGCATCGTGCATCGTGTGATCGCCGGTTGGCTTGCCGATCAGGCCGGCGTGCCGCGGGATACGGCGCAATGCGGCGTGGTGACCCTGATCCAGCGCTTCGGCAGCGCGCTGAATCTCAACATCCACTTCCACATGCTGTGGCTCGACGGCGTGTACGAGGACACCACCGAGCGTCCGCAGCGCAAGCCGCGCCTGCACCGCACCCGTGCGCCCACATCGGCGCAACTGACGGAACTGGCCAACACCATCGCGCATCGCGTGTGCCGGCACCTGTCGCGCCGCGGCTGGCTCGAAGGCGAAGACGAATCCGTGTTCCTGTCCGACAGCGCGGGTAGCGACGACGGCATGGATGGGCTGCGGATGAGTTCGATGACCTACCGCATCGCCACCGGTCGCGACGCTGGCCGCAAGGTCGTCACGCTGCAAACGCTGCCTGGCGACGCCGGTCCGCTGGAGGGCGACGCCGGCAAGGTCGGCGGCTTCTCGCTGCATGCCGGCGTGGCCGCGGAAGCACACGAAAGCCACAAGCTCGAAAAGCTGTGCCGCTACATCACGCGCCCGGCGATCAGCGAGCAGCGGCTATCGATCTCGCCACAGGGCAGGGTGCGTTACCAGCTCAAGACGCCGTGGCGCAATGGCACCACGCATGTCGAATGGGATGCGGTGGACTTCATCGCCAAGCTGGCGGCACTGGTCCCGCCGCCACGCGCGCATCTCACCCGCTTCCACGGCGTATTCGCCCCGAATGCAAACCTGCGCGCGCAGCTGACGCCCTCGGGGCGCGGCAGGCGGCCTGCGGGCGATGCGGCGCCAGTGGACGTCAGCGCCCACGACGAGCCGCGCAGCCCCGAGCAGAAGCGCCGTGCGATGAGCTGGGCGCAACGGCTCAAGCGGGTCTTTTCCATCGACATCACCACCTGCGCCCACTGCGGCGGCGCGGTGCGGATCGTCGCCAGCATCGAAGACCCCAAGGCCATTCGCGCCATCCTCGCCCACTTCGAGAAACACGGCGCGCTGGAGCAAGCGCACTACCGGCCCGCAGCGCGCGCCCCGCCGCCCGCCGCGTGATGAGGCGCCGGCCACACAGCCGGCAGCCAAGCCAGAGTCCGATCCGATGCGGCCACGACCCCGCAGGGCTGCGCTCGGCCCTGTGCCGGGATTCGGTGAGAAATGGCTACGCACTGAGCCGCTGCGTGGCCCCGCGATGTCGAAAACCCACGCATGAACCCCCGATCTGTGCCCGATCTGTGCCCAAAGCGGCGCTTGCGCGGCCGCTTCCTACCCGCCAGACTCGCCAAAAAGGGCGGTTGAACTTCCTATACCCATATCCCACTTTAGGTTTGGCAGCACCTTTTCAATCAGGTGGTTGTTTACACCAATCCAGCTATTGGCCAATTGAATATTGGTTTCGTCTACTTTTTTTGATTTTTTAAACAGCTTGGTAAAACCGAGTGCCAAAACAGGGGGACCATGTAAAAACGTGCTTCCTGTAATGACTGAACCAACTGTGAGTCCTTTACTGACTTTTTGCAATAAGGATGCTTTTTTATGAGCAGTAGACATAAATCTAACCTTGAGTGTAGAGATTTAAAAAAATGTTCCAACTATAAACAACGGAAATTGAAATACAATTGTATATTTGAAGATGTTGACATTTTTTATGGATTTACCCATTTTCTGCAATTTTAATCCACTTTATCATAAGTGAAGCATTGGTATTTGGTGTATAAAGTTCTTAAAAACTTTTATTGAAACATATATCTCATGTTTTTAGAAATCCGATAAATTGAAAACAATGGAGGGCAGAGTAAAACTTGAAGTGCGACATAAACCACCTAATTAATTTAAAGGGTTTATGGAGTATATAAAATTGTCATACCATCATCTTAACTTTGAAGATCGTACTGCATTAATGCTTGAGTCAAGAAAAGAAGGCTTTTCAGCCAGAAAATTTGCTGAACTTATTAAAAGACATCCTAGTACGATCTATCGTGAGCTTAAAAGAAATAGCATCAATGACGTTTATCAAGCTCGATATGCTTCTGATAACACTTTTGCTAGACGTAGACGTGGTCACAGAAAACTCAAAATCGATTCAATCCTCTGGAAATTTATTGTTGAAGCGATCCGTTGTTTATGGTCTCCTCAGCAAATAGCAAAGCGTTTAAAGACATTTCCTGATTTGGATCAAACAATGAATGTAAGCCATACAACGATTTATTCAACGATACGAGCATTACCCAAGGGTGAGTTGAAAAAAGACTTATTATCCTGTCTACGTCATGAAAATAAAAAGCGAAAAGCTAACGGTGAACCTAAAAAAGATTCTATATTACAGGATATTAAAACTATTCATGAGCGCCCAGCCGAAGTTCAAGAAAGAAAAATACCGGGTCATTGGGAAGCTGATTTAATTAAAGGTAAAGACAATAAAAGTTCGATAGCAACACTTATTGAACGAAATACACGGCTCTGTATCTTGGCAACATTACCTGATGCAAAGGCAGAATCAGTGCGCAAGGCTTTAACTGAAGCTCTGAAATATTTACCTGCAGAACTGCGTAAAACGTTGACCTATGACCGTGGACGCGAGATGGCAGAACATAAAATACTTGAAGAAGATTTAGGCATAGATGTATATTTCTGTGACCCACATTCACCCTGGCAAAAAGGCACATGCGAAAATATGAATGGTTTAATTAGGCAATATTTACCTAAAGGGATTGATTTAAATCAGGCAGATCAGCATTATTTAAATCAAGTTGCCATGTCACTGAATACTCGTCCTAGAAAGGCGTTAGATTGGCTTACACCATTAGAGAAATTTGCTCAGCTTGTTGATTATCATATGGCTTTTGAAACTGTCGCACCTCATGTTTGAATTCGCCGTTTTATATCACCAATAAATCTAAATTTTGGTTTTTAAAATGAACTTATTTAAAATATCTAAAACTGTTTATTAGCTTAACTTGTGATTTAAGTTTTTATGAATATAAAATTGTTAATTTATTAGCTTTACAAGTTTATTTAAATTTCATCGTGCAACATTTTTAACCGATTTTATTATCGATGGTATTTTTTTGTCTGCTTTTCTTTTCCTAGTCTTTTATCTATCTGTCAGCCATATAGTATTTTATTAAATTCTTATGGGAAATGACGAATGTTAAATTATCTTAAGAGCTTTAATAATATCAATACTTATTTGATTTTATCGATAATTCTGCTGTTAATCATAATATCTCTAGATTATTTCTAAACTGAATGAATGTTTATAATGAGTGATTCATATTGCTATTGAAATCGCCTTCTCACTTTGAAAGAAGGCGAGGATGAGGGACTTTTATGTTGAATTATCATTTTAAAAATGCCTTATAAAAGAAGCTTAATGTGTTTTCTTATATAGGTTTAAACATAATTGTTGTATATCTTAAATCCAATTGATCTTAAAATTTTCCTTTATTTTTTGTTATGAGTGCGAGAAAATTGTCAAAAAGGTCAATCAGACTGGGCGTTAATTTGTTTTGCATACTTTTTCCTATATCGAATTAAAGTCATATAACTAACACCATAATCTTTAGCTATTTGAGTGAAAGGGTATGAATCGTCCTTATTTTTAAGGGTATGAATTAACTCTTTTAGTTTTTCTTCTGTAATCGCAGGCGATCTTCCCTTGTATTTACCTTTCTTTTTTTTAGCTAATTTAATTCCCTCTGCTTGATTCTCACTAATAATACCCCTTTCAAGTTCAGCTACAGCGCCTAATACATGGAGTTGAAACTTATCGAACTTGTCATCTGAATTGGGGGTAAAGTTCAGGTTATTTTTGACAATATGAACAGACACTCCTTTTTTATTTAGCTTTTGAACAATGGTTACAAGGTCAATCAAGCTACGTGCCAATCTAAAAACATCATGAGCGTACACAATGTCCCCACTACGGACATAATCGAACATTTCCTGAAGTGCAGGGCGTTTGGCAGTCTTTCCGCTAAAATGATCAATAAAAGTTTTATCTAGCTCAAAGGGTAGATCATGGAGCTGTCTTTCAGGGTTTTGGTCTTTAGTGGATACACGGATATACCCCACTCTTTGAAAGGGTGTGTTTTTAATTTGATCTTCAATATCTAAATTTTCTTTTTCCATAACCAGTATAACAAAATTAGATAACCTCAATGTTATATCACATTAGATTAACAAAACAACCCTATTGTTATAGGGTTTTTAGGGTGTATTATTATATAACAATAGGGTATACCCTATTGTTATATATCTTCAGGTATAAGGAAAAATAACGATGATTAATTTTAATGATCTAAGCGAATCTGAATTATTAAGGATTGCACAGACTGGCATATCAAACCGTATAGGATTGCGTACTTCAGGACATTTGCCTGAAGATGATAGACAGGCTCTTTCAATGGAGCTTCAGGGCTTGTACGAGCAAGATAGAGAACAGTTGATACAATCAATCAAGAAACATAGTGAAGCCTATAAAAGCGAGCAGAGTAATCAGGAATGAAAATTTTTTGCTGAAGCTAATTATAAGTCTAGTCGTGATTTATGGTTGCTTGGGCGTAGTGTTTGTTTCAGAGAACTTATCAGATAACACTGTAGGCATTATTGGATTTTGTGGACTGATATTACTACCTACAGTTTATAAGTTTGTTGGAACATTCTTTAAGGCACAATGAAAGGGTGATCAATGGACAACCAATACAAACTAAGTGACGAAGAACATAGCCTTGTATTTGAGAAAATTAAAGCTGATTTTCTGAATAACTCACTGTCTATAGTCAGCCCTAAAGTCGTCATTACTGGCGGTCAGCCTGCATCGGGTAAAGGCAAGTTGGCAAGAGATTCTATAGATCAGTTCAAAGATAAAGGCGGGAGTGTAATTATTGACCCCGATCAATTAAGAGCCTATCACCCCAAGTATAATGAACTGCAAAAATTGGATGATAAAACATCTTCAGGATTCACCCACCATGATGCTAAAAAGTGGAGTTTAGAATTAATTGAAGAAGCTATAAGCCATAAGAAAAATATTGTTCTTGACCAAACAAGTGCAGATTTTCAAACCTTAAAAAATACAGTTCAAAATTTCAGAGATAAAGGCTACAAAGACGTTGAATTAAAAATAATGGCTGTGCCTGAAATTACATCACGACAAGGTATATACCATCGTTATGAAATGGAAAAGGCGCTGTATGAAACTGGGCGTTTCGTCAATATTGATATTCATAGTGAAATTTATCACAAGCTAGAAAACACAATAGAACAGTTAAAAGATGAACCCATAGTAGACAAGCTAACCGTTTATGACCGTCACTATAACGCTATTGAACAAAAGGACTTTAAAGCTGAAAGGGAAAGACCATTTTCAGATCAGGAGCGCCAACAGCATGAATATAAATGGTTCAAAGTAATAGAAGCAATGCAAACACGCTTTGCCCCATATACAGAGGTTGAGATTGTAAAGGGGCTTCAGGAAAGTGACAGACTTAAATTGAATAATCAAAAACTGGTTAGTGAAGTGACCCAAGTTGATGAAAGTACAGGTGAGAAAATGGACGTAAAAATAGTCAGTAACTTAACTAGCAACTTACTTGTTGCCAAAGATGATTTTGAAAAACAAGATGGTTATTTATCTAAAAATATCAAAGTTGATGGCGAGGACAATTTAGTTATGTTCCGTCAAAATCGAGATCATCTTGAGTTAATCAATGTTACTAAAAATGAAATGATGCTCGATAAGCCGATCGGTAATCATGATTCAAAACAACCTGAATCTACGGCATTACAGGTTTATATGGAGGTTAAAGAAAAGTTAAATAACCTTGAAAATAAAATTTTAATGAAAGTAGATGAACAGCTATCAAATAAACCTAAAGCGCCTGAAGTGAAAGGAGATAGTAAGGCTGAAGTATCTCAATTTCAAAGCAAAGCCCCAGAGCTAGATAAACACCAAATCATTAAAGAAGTCCGAATACAGCTAAAGCAAGAGGGGAAATTGGGTGCTGATTTTGCTAAGTCAGCTAATGGGCTATCCGTTGCTCATGGTGACTATATCAAGCTCAATGAAGCATACAGTCAAAAAGATGGTTTATTTAAAACCACTAATTTACCTAAAGACGCTGAAATTAAAATCACAGGTCACACAACTAAAAAAGGTGAAACCTATGCAACAGGCGTTCATAACAATTCAAATGTAGAGTTAAAAATCAGAAGTGTTGAAGCCCGCTATGGTGATCAATATGTGAAACGCTATGAAACCAATCCTGAAGTAAAACAGGCTGTAGATCAGAGAGTGATAGCACAGCAAACAACATTTAAATCTTTATCTGCTTCAAGGGTACAGGAGTTAAGCCAGTCAAGCCCAAAGCAGGATAAGCCCACTTCAGGCATGAAATTTTAATATTTCTTTCGCCAGTCATAGGGGTTAATCGGGTTAGGACTTTTCCATAACCCGATTTTTTTTGATCGAGCATTATTCTCTAAATCTATGTATGTTCTATCAGGAAGATTGTAGCGATAAGCCCAAGCGTAGCCACTGGCGACCATTGCTTTATTCACATTTAATTTATTCAAGTACAGCTCACCAAGAAACCTACCATTGTTATCAGTTCCATGCTCTTTAACGAGTACCGTTTTGTTTAAGACCATAGACATTAAATATTGTTTCGATTGTTGACCATAAGGCTGTGTAGGCGAATTTTTAGCATTATTGGCAACTTCAGGGGCATCTATGAATGACAGTCTAACCCGCCATTTAGTGTTGTTTGGTTTTGTGATACTCACAGTATCACCGTCTAAAACGTAAGTGACTTTGCCGTAATAATCAGCGTGACAGTATGCTGAAAACAAAAAAAGGGTAATACAAAAAAGCTTATTCATTTTGGTTCACCATAAAACCGTTTTAGCACGTATGGACTTGCAACTTCATTGCTTGGTCCATACGTGCTAAAACTCTTACTGTGAAAAATCATATCCCGATGCTTGGTCAAAACTGCAAGTATGCAGTCTTAACCAGGCATCTACTTTATTGAATGATTTAAGTGGGTTATGAGTGCGAGGAAATTGTCAAAAAGGTCAATCAGTAGTTTGGATTCTTTTGGCGTAAAATCTTCAATTCTTCTTTGCTAATCGCTTCGTTATTAACGATCTTGCTTTCAATTGAGTTGATTTTATCGTTTGAATTTACAGCCTTGATATAGTCAAGATCGGCTTGACTAAGCTCAGGCATAATTTCACTGGCTTGATAAATCACTACAGGTTCTTTGACTGATTCAGATTGGATCTCTTTTACTACTTTTTTAGCTTCAGGCGCTTTTGAAGTTGTTTGTGTAGTTGTGACTGTATTAATTAAAGGGCTTTCAGGTACTTTAGAAACAGATACAGTTTTTCCGTCTTTTTTAACCTCTATTTCGCCTTTTTTAGTGGTCAGTGATGTATGACTAGCCTCTATAGCAACTGGCGTTTCTGTGCCATTCTGTGCTGTTTCAGCGTATGTATTGAAAGCGATTAAGGCTAATACAGGGATTATGATTTTTTTCATAGATAATCCTAAAATTTAGACAAAAAAAAGCTAACAACCTGAATTGTTAGCTTGTGATGAAATTAGTTACCAAACCACGATTTAAAGCTTTGCGTACTGGTCACACCGCTTGAAGCATTGTTAGATGCAAGGTTAGTTTGAACAGCCGACAATTTAGCACCAATCGAGTTGATATAACCTTGTTCAATAGCAATGGCATTTGCTAAGTCTTGGGCTTCTTTAATATTGCGGGTCGAGTTAATTTTGTTCTTCAGTGTGGTTA
This region includes:
- the groL gene encoding chaperonin GroEL (60 kDa chaperone family; promotes refolding of misfolded polypeptides especially under stressful conditions; forms two stacked rings of heptamers to form a barrel-shaped 14mer; ends can be capped by GroES; misfolded proteins enter the barrel where they are refolded when GroES binds): MAAKDIRFGEDARSKMVRGVNVLANAVKATLGPKGRNVVLQKSYGAPTITKDGVSVAKEIELADAFENMGAQMVKEVASKTSDNAGDGTTTATVLAQAFIREGMKAVAAGMNPMDLKRGIDQAVKAAVGELKSLSKPSSTSKEIAQVGAISANSDANIGDLIAQAMDKVGKEGVITVEEGSGLDNELDVVEGMQFDRGYLSPYFVNNQQSMSADLDDPFILLYDKKISNVRDLLPVLEGVAKAGKPLLIVAEEVEGEALATLVVNTIRGIVKVCAVKAPGFGDRRKAMLEDMAILTGGVVISEEVGLSLEKATIKDLGRAKKIQVSKENTTIIDGAGEGAGIEARIKQIKAQIEETSSDYDREKLQERVAKLAGGVAVIKVGAATEVEMKEKKARVEDALHATRAAVEEGIVPGGGVALIRAKAAIAGIKGVNEDQNHGIQIALRAMEAPLREIVTNAGDEPSVILNRVVEGSGAFGYNAANGEFGDMIEFGILDPTKVTRTALQNAASIAGLMITTEAMVAEAPKKDEPAMPAGGGMGGMGGMDF
- a CDS encoding IS91 family transposase, which translates into the protein MPRLTAPRRQAEVCAPLPAAHAAARYARHLPERTLLYALVQAHYPDFIARLEAEDRPLPEYVREEFETYLRCGVLEHGFLRVVCEHCRAERLVAYSCKKRGLCPSCGARRMAESARHLVDEVFGPRPVRQWVLSFPYPLRFLFASKPEAIGPVLGIVHRVIAGWLADQAGVPRDTAQCGVVTLIQRFGSALNLNIHFHMLWLDGVYEDTTERPQRKPRLHRTRAPTSAQLTELANTIAHRVCRHLSRRGWLEGEDESVFLSDSAGSDDGMDGLRMSSMTYRIATGRDAGRKVVTLQTLPGDAGPLEGDAGKVGGFSLHAGVAAEAHESHKLEKLCRYITRPAISEQRLSISPQGRVRYQLKTPWRNGTTHVEWDAVDFIAKLAALVPPPRAHLTRFHGVFAPNANLRAQLTPSGRGRRPAGDAAPVDVSAHDEPRSPEQKRRAMSWAQRLKRVFSIDITTCAHCGGAVRIVASIEDPKAIRAILAHFEKHGALEQAHYRPAARAPPPAA
- a CDS encoding IS30-like element ISAba125 family transposase, encoding MEYIKLSYHHLNFEDRTALMLESRKEGFSARKFAELIKRHPSTIYRELKRNSINDVYQARYASDNTFARRRRGHRKLKIDSILWKFIVEAIRCLWSPQQIAKRLKTFPDLDQTMNVSHTTIYSTIRALPKGELKKDLLSCLRHENKKRKANGEPKKDSILQDIKTIHERPAEVQERKIPGHWEADLIKGKDNKSSIATLIERNTRLCILATLPDAKAESVRKALTEALKYLPAELRKTLTYDRGREMAEHKILEEDLGIDVYFCDPHSPWQKGTCENMNGLIRQYLPKGIDLNQADQHYLNQVAMSLNTRPRKALDWLTPLEKFAQLVDYHMAFETVAPHV
- a CDS encoding recombinase family protein, producing the protein MEKENLDIEDQIKNTPFQRVGYIRVSTKDQNPERQLHDLPFELDKTFIDHFSGKTAKRPALQEMFDYVRSGDIVYAHDVFRLARSLIDLVTIVQKLNKKGVSVHIVKNNLNFTPNSDDKFDKFQLHVLGAVAELERGIISENQAEGIKLAKKKKGKYKGRSPAITEEKLKELIHTLKNKDDSYPFTQIAKDYGVSYMTLIRYRKKYAKQINAQSD
- a CDS encoding zeta toxin family protein; this translates as MDNQYKLSDEEHSLVFEKIKADFLNNSLSIVSPKVVITGGQPASGKGKLARDSIDQFKDKGGSVIIDPDQLRAYHPKYNELQKLDDKTSSGFTHHDAKKWSLELIEEAISHKKNIVLDQTSADFQTLKNTVQNFRDKGYKDVELKIMAVPEITSRQGIYHRYEMEKALYETGRFVNIDIHSEIYHKLENTIEQLKDEPIVDKLTVYDRHYNAIEQKDFKAERERPFSDQERQQHEYKWFKVIEAMQTRFAPYTEVEIVKGLQESDRLKLNNQKLVSEVTQVDESTGEKMDVKIVSNLTSNLLVAKDDFEKQDGYLSKNIKVDGEDNLVMFRQNRDHLELINVTKNEMMLDKPIGNHDSKQPESTALQVYMEVKEKLNNLENKILMKVDEQLSNKPKAPEVKGDSKAEVSQFQSKAPELDKHQIIKEVRIQLKQEGKLGADFAKSANGLSVAHGDYIKLNEAYSQKDGLFKTTNLPKDAEIKITGHTTKKGETYATGVHNNSNVELKIRSVEARYGDQYVKRYETNPEVKQAVDQRVIAQQTTFKSLSASRVQELSQSSPKQDKPTSGMKF
- a CDS encoding thermonuclease family protein; translated protein: MNKLFCITLFLFSAYCHADYYGKVTYVLDGDTVSITKPNNTKWRVRLSFIDAPEVANNAKNSPTQPYGQQSKQYLMSMVLNKTVLVKEHGTDNNGRFLGELYLNKLNVNKAMVASGYAWAYRYNLPDRTYIDLENNARSKKIGLWKSPNPINPYDWRKKY